In Ignavibacteriota bacterium, a single genomic region encodes these proteins:
- a CDS encoding T9SS type A sorting domain-containing protein, producing MRTTVLVILVGLLTVAQSFAGITLVDRHFTGAHPTLPANWEQAQNWDSTKAPGLLSRVHIAFASPYVAVTGKLCEAYTLNIHAGGTLALRKSDAERFLVVINDVTVDAGGSWKKDGPDGTTGPIVVVGGDIRNSGTIDLKGVSTGQEQVILAGCSQRLSGSADIVFQTLRSFAKFTVDGVTVYVTGKYYGPWPALVNGGQFIVGEAPLPITLASFTASPIEGVAGVALQWRTVTEVDNYGFFIERRAADVGIFQQVDFVPTQGNGIVPHDYMFTDGSVASGTWYYRLRQVDLNGDESTTEEVRVEIAGVTDVATDAVPAGFGLQQNYPNPFNPETAISFTVAAAGTAKLVVYDAIGREVATLFDGVAEPGRLYNVRFNGAGLSSGMYFYRLNAGAQVDMKRMVLAR from the coding sequence ATGCGTACAACAGTCCTGGTCATTCTTGTCGGCCTGCTGACGGTTGCGCAGTCGTTCGCAGGCATCACGCTCGTCGATCGTCATTTCACGGGTGCTCATCCCACGCTCCCCGCGAACTGGGAGCAGGCACAGAACTGGGATTCCACAAAAGCTCCGGGTTTGCTCAGCCGGGTCCATATCGCTTTCGCGTCCCCGTACGTGGCCGTGACTGGGAAATTGTGCGAAGCCTATACCCTGAACATTCACGCTGGCGGGACGCTGGCCCTCAGGAAGTCCGATGCCGAAAGATTCCTGGTCGTGATCAACGACGTGACGGTTGATGCCGGTGGGTCCTGGAAGAAGGATGGCCCGGACGGCACGACAGGCCCGATCGTGGTCGTCGGCGGCGATATCCGGAATAGCGGTACGATCGACCTGAAAGGGGTGAGTACCGGACAGGAGCAGGTGATCCTTGCCGGCTGCAGTCAGAGGCTCAGCGGCAGCGCAGACATCGTGTTCCAGACTCTCCGTTCGTTTGCGAAGTTCACGGTGGATGGTGTGACGGTGTACGTGACCGGCAAGTACTATGGCCCCTGGCCCGCACTGGTGAACGGCGGGCAGTTCATCGTGGGTGAAGCACCACTGCCCATTACGCTGGCCTCCTTCACCGCTTCACCGATCGAGGGTGTGGCGGGTGTCGCCCTTCAGTGGCGCACGGTGACGGAGGTTGATAATTATGGTTTCTTCATCGAGCGCCGTGCGGCGGATGTGGGCATCTTCCAGCAGGTGGATTTCGTCCCGACGCAGGGAAACGGGATCGTGCCGCACGACTATATGTTCACCGATGGTTCGGTGGCCAGCGGTACGTGGTACTACCGGTTGCGTCAGGTGGACCTGAACGGGGACGAATCGACGACGGAAGAGGTACGGGTGGAGATCGCGGGAGTCACGGACGTGGCGACGGATGCCGTGCCGGCAGGGTTCGGGCTGCAGCAGAACTATCCGAATCCGTTCAATCCGGAGACCGCCATTTCCTTCACCGTGGCGGCAGCGGGGACCGCGAAGCTTGTGGTGTATGATGCGATCGGCCGTGAGGTTGCAACGCTCTTTGACGGCGTTGCCGAGCCGGGAAGGCTGTACAATGTGCGGTTCAATGGAGCGGGGTTGTCAAGTGGTATGTACTTCTACCGGTTGAACGCGGGTGCGCAGGTGGACATGAAGCGCATGGTGCTCGCCCGGTAG
- a CDS encoding T9SS type A sorting domain-containing protein, with amino-acid sequence MKIFTRLCLAALALMLFAPTQQAVADTFAHNIRVTQPASTDPFDAKFNDGTGAAVRFVLSDHADSVLVQIYSGMINIRTIKATDLPSGDTLVVWDGNNFQGTPVASGDYSIKISAFDKGYSTYTEIFYDQPSIFTRGVTAIRNSSLKNFGFIYAADNGGYATGIARHSADGRLWGNSKGVAKLNNTGAIVGPANLRYSSEADEEGYVYLIGRDNKQIFRYHTDTLNVVLVDSGGYTTNLEGLAIGGTGSSRVMAVAGNSKVYFMPIGASTWFQPKTIAIDGDSTVVFWDVQFGGDSVIFASFYGAKDNIAPGVAMFNFAGWDGTSSKKLADAQWTVTVDSGRGNTMALAHGKDSLGSDDMLYFTIARRKASDANVKQNIYVIKNLYSGSPVLDTVYKDKQNNMTGARSDIAVDAVGNVIYFENSNEETVLISPPTGPNSFTTDAHEKIKVIISETIAAVRIQSVDPFRPDRMGDTVTVIGTVTSMNPTASANRFQYFIQDATGGINVTKGSVTGGGPVYKFGDRLVVKGVVGQNRGTTQLNIVNMADVQLLDSNNAVTPQVLTLPHYLANAENYESELIKFIGVAKTATSVAWPATGADANMTITDGVRDLLLRIDQDMDLDGTTEPVYPMSVQGVATQYTSASAVYNDGYQITPSWVTDITGGINAPPNRYFSLLSPAHTSRVVLNDTAQTVTFRWRAAVDLNGDNLIYQWLPVGSAAVPTGTAAKDTFLVRTGKQLLTYLGAADSVLLKWSVATKDPTNPIQLCIDTVHVTLVRGTITDVDGRLAVPTQFSLDQNYPNPFNPSTTIRFGLPAAASVRLTVYDALGREVARLVNGDMGAGYQVVTWNSTNTDGARVASGVYFYRLQAQSAGGDKPFVELRKMLLVK; translated from the coding sequence ATGAAGATCTTCACTCGATTGTGCCTGGCTGCACTGGCGCTTATGCTCTTTGCGCCAACGCAGCAGGCAGTTGCAGACACGTTTGCACACAATATTCGCGTGACCCAGCCGGCATCCACTGATCCCTTCGACGCCAAGTTCAACGACGGGACAGGTGCCGCGGTCCGGTTCGTGCTGTCGGACCACGCGGACTCCGTGCTGGTCCAGATCTATTCCGGCATGATCAACATCCGGACGATCAAGGCCACCGATCTCCCGTCCGGCGACACGCTCGTGGTGTGGGACGGCAACAACTTCCAGGGGACGCCGGTCGCATCCGGCGACTACTCCATCAAGATCTCCGCGTTCGATAAGGGGTACAGCACGTACACCGAGATCTTCTACGATCAGCCGTCGATCTTTACCCGTGGCGTGACCGCCATCCGGAATTCCTCGCTGAAGAATTTTGGATTCATCTATGCCGCTGACAACGGCGGCTACGCCACCGGCATCGCACGCCACTCGGCGGATGGACGTCTGTGGGGCAACAGCAAGGGCGTCGCAAAGCTCAACAACACCGGCGCGATCGTTGGACCGGCGAACCTCCGGTATTCCTCCGAAGCTGATGAGGAAGGATATGTCTACCTGATCGGACGCGACAACAAGCAGATCTTCCGCTACCATACAGACACGTTGAACGTGGTCTTGGTCGACTCGGGCGGGTACACGACCAATCTGGAAGGCCTTGCGATCGGCGGTACGGGCAGCAGCCGCGTCATGGCCGTCGCCGGCAACAGCAAAGTGTACTTCATGCCCATCGGCGCCAGCACGTGGTTCCAGCCGAAGACGATCGCCATCGACGGCGATTCCACTGTCGTCTTCTGGGACGTGCAGTTCGGCGGCGACTCCGTCATCTTCGCATCCTTCTACGGTGCGAAGGACAACATCGCACCGGGCGTGGCAATGTTCAATTTCGCCGGATGGGACGGGACCTCGTCAAAGAAGCTCGCTGATGCGCAGTGGACGGTGACCGTGGACAGCGGTCGCGGCAATACGATGGCATTGGCCCATGGCAAGGATTCCCTGGGCAGCGATGACATGCTCTATTTCACCATCGCCCGCCGCAAGGCCAGCGACGCCAATGTGAAGCAGAACATCTATGTCATCAAGAACCTCTACAGCGGGTCGCCGGTCCTGGACACGGTGTACAAGGACAAGCAGAACAACATGACCGGGGCACGCTCCGACATCGCCGTGGACGCCGTAGGGAACGTCATCTACTTCGAGAACTCCAACGAGGAAACGGTCCTGATCTCGCCGCCGACGGGTCCGAACAGCTTCACGACCGACGCGCATGAGAAGATTAAGGTCATCATCTCCGAGACCATCGCCGCCGTGCGGATCCAGTCGGTCGACCCATTCAGGCCGGACCGCATGGGCGACACGGTCACGGTGATCGGTACGGTCACCTCCATGAATCCCACGGCCAGCGCGAACCGCTTCCAGTACTTCATCCAGGATGCCACGGGCGGGATCAACGTGACGAAGGGGAGCGTGACGGGCGGCGGACCGGTCTACAAGTTCGGCGATCGCCTGGTCGTGAAGGGTGTGGTCGGACAGAATCGCGGCACGACGCAGCTGAACATCGTCAACATGGCGGACGTCCAACTGCTCGATTCGAACAATGCGGTCACACCACAAGTGCTCACTCTCCCGCACTACCTCGCGAACGCGGAAAACTATGAGAGTGAACTGATCAAGTTCATCGGCGTCGCCAAGACCGCAACATCCGTTGCGTGGCCCGCAACTGGCGCCGATGCGAACATGACCATCACCGACGGCGTCCGGGATCTCCTCCTGCGCATCGATCAGGATATGGATTTGGACGGCACGACGGAGCCGGTCTACCCGATGAGCGTCCAGGGTGTCGCCACCCAGTACACATCAGCCAGCGCTGTGTACAACGACGGTTATCAGATCACCCCGAGCTGGGTCACCGATATCACCGGCGGCATCAATGCGCCGCCGAACCGGTACTTCTCACTGCTGAGCCCGGCCCATACGTCGCGTGTGGTTCTGAATGACACCGCGCAGACGGTGACCTTCCGCTGGCGTGCAGCGGTCGACCTGAACGGCGACAATCTGATCTATCAGTGGCTCCCGGTCGGTTCCGCCGCGGTCCCGACAGGCACCGCAGCAAAGGATACGTTCCTTGTCCGCACCGGCAAGCAGCTTCTGACCTACCTGGGCGCGGCGGATTCGGTGCTGCTGAAGTGGTCGGTAGCAACAAAGGATCCGACGAACCCGATCCAACTGTGCATCGATACGGTGCATGTGACGCTCGTCCGTGGAACCATCACCGATGTGGATGGCCGCCTCGCAGTGCCGACGCAGTTCTCGCTGGATCAGAACTATCCGAATCCCTTCAACCCCAGCACGACGATCCGCTTCGGCCTGCCGGCCGCAGCATCCGTGCGCCTGACGGTCTATGATGCACTCGGCCGTGAGGTCGCGAGGCTGGTGAATGGGGACATGGGTGCCGGGTATCAGGTGGTGACCTGGAACAGCACGAACACCGACGGTGCACGCGTGGCAAGCGGCGTGTACTTCTACCGCCTGCAGGCGCAATCAGCCGGCGGCGACAAACCGTTCGTTGAACTGCGGAAGATGCTTCTGGTGAAGTAA
- a CDS encoding VCBS repeat-containing protein → MSRATIVLLVLALVSSAAVAQLSSVATHNSYQTKFLWTGPDSTKPFRNDQGIRSAWVTKDMDKDGKPEIMCTDYANGGRVHVFEFKAPNILELVWSSPNMYSTNANSTPRWVKDGDLDGDGNREIIYPVGPRYTGKVVVFEYNGTDNSYGAAPGLADLELPATQFAGVLGATSALRMDRETGTVDDIDGDGRDELIMANQDNKVYILGVIGDIGGFGSWDIEGGNPAVHPENKFSAGSWWQSVPTDIDGDGAKEIVNHYWNFYGFWSIDPKGTDSYRYPTPGADTLTNPKAKNYYFEYMKSFGDDAVAYMGVQPADVNGDGAKEIAGILYIGGSTNDYQVSLTAVAKGDTGVYVWKDSTQFGIVGKDLWKAAGKNTGAFWGIGAYDFNGNGREEILAGGGADYNVVALEYKGTGSLTDPANYTSTVYYPGEPAFFHNIDYYDSLGTGVDTVFAESPFVSKMFAGSDVNGNGKKELMLSYQSVADSVTYRRYSWDTSATPDSWKLDSTYKQVNVIATNLRMLEWTGSTFVPIDMTTVTPISTCSKPTIRTPSTRPR, encoded by the coding sequence ATGAGCAGAGCTACTATCGTGCTGCTTGTCCTTGCGCTCGTCAGCAGCGCCGCTGTGGCGCAGCTGTCCAGCGTGGCGACACACAATTCCTACCAGACGAAATTCCTCTGGACCGGCCCCGACAGCACCAAGCCCTTCCGCAACGACCAGGGCATCCGCAGCGCCTGGGTCACGAAGGACATGGACAAGGACGGCAAGCCCGAGATCATGTGTACGGACTATGCCAACGGCGGCCGCGTGCACGTGTTCGAGTTCAAAGCCCCGAACATCCTTGAACTCGTCTGGTCATCGCCGAACATGTACAGCACCAATGCCAATTCGACACCGCGTTGGGTGAAGGATGGCGATCTGGACGGCGACGGCAACAGGGAGATCATCTATCCCGTTGGCCCGCGCTATACCGGCAAGGTCGTGGTGTTCGAGTACAACGGAACCGACAATTCGTATGGTGCAGCACCCGGCCTTGCCGATCTTGAACTTCCTGCTACCCAATTTGCGGGCGTGCTCGGTGCCACCTCTGCTCTCCGCATGGACCGCGAGACCGGCACAGTGGATGATATCGATGGCGACGGCCGTGATGAACTGATCATGGCGAACCAGGACAACAAAGTCTACATCCTTGGTGTCATCGGTGATATCGGCGGGTTCGGGTCCTGGGATATCGAGGGCGGGAACCCGGCAGTGCATCCCGAGAACAAGTTCTCGGCTGGCTCCTGGTGGCAGTCGGTCCCGACCGACATCGATGGCGACGGCGCGAAGGAGATCGTGAACCACTACTGGAACTTCTACGGATTCTGGTCCATCGATCCGAAGGGTACGGATTCGTACCGGTACCCGACCCCGGGTGCTGACACGCTGACGAACCCGAAAGCGAAGAACTACTACTTCGAGTACATGAAGTCTTTCGGTGACGATGCGGTCGCGTATATGGGCGTGCAGCCTGCCGACGTCAACGGCGACGGCGCGAAAGAGATCGCGGGTATCCTCTACATCGGCGGCTCCACGAATGACTATCAGGTCTCTCTGACTGCGGTCGCCAAGGGAGATACCGGTGTGTATGTTTGGAAGGACTCGACCCAGTTCGGCATCGTCGGAAAAGACCTCTGGAAAGCTGCCGGCAAGAACACCGGTGCATTCTGGGGCATCGGTGCCTATGACTTCAACGGCAACGGCCGCGAGGAGATCCTTGCGGGCGGTGGTGCTGACTACAATGTGGTCGCCCTCGAGTATAAGGGGACGGGGAGCCTGACGGATCCGGCGAACTACACCAGCACGGTGTACTATCCCGGCGAGCCGGCATTCTTCCATAACATCGACTATTATGACTCGCTCGGCACGGGGGTGGATACCGTGTTTGCGGAGAGCCCCTTCGTCTCCAAGATGTTCGCAGGATCCGATGTGAACGGCAACGGCAAGAAGGAACTGATGCTCTCGTATCAGAGCGTCGCTGATTCCGTAACGTACCGTCGCTATTCATGGGATACCTCGGCGACCCCCGACTCGTGGAAACTGGACAGCACGTACAAGCAGGTCAACGTGATCGCGACGAACCTCCGTATGCTCGAGTGGACCGGTTCGACGTTCGTACCGATCGACATGACCACCGTCACCCCGATCAGTACGTGCTCGAAGCCAACTATCCGAACCCCTTCAACCCGTCCACGATGA
- a CDS encoding T9SS type A sorting domain-containing protein, with product MLEANYPNPFNPSTMIRFSLPAENKISLVVYDMLGREVKTLIGSQEMAKGAYQQEWDGTNNAGQGVASGSYVYTLKFGNFSKSQKMMLVR from the coding sequence GTGCTCGAAGCCAACTATCCGAACCCCTTCAACCCGTCCACGATGATCCGTTTCTCGCTTCCGGCGGAGAACAAGATCTCTCTCGTGGTCTATGACATGCTGGGTCGTGAAGTGAAGACCCTGATCGGCAGTCAGGAGATGGCGAAGGGTGCGTATCAGCAGGAATGGGACGGCACGAACAATGCCGGACAGGGCGTTGCCAGCGGCAGCTACGTGTACACGCTGAAGTTCGGCAATTTCAGCAAATCCCAGAAGATGATGCTCGTCCGCTAG
- a CDS encoding TonB-dependent receptor, producing the protein MSVRRMFIVLVGCLIAGVAFGGNTGKIAGRIQSSENGETLVGVSVLIEGTSIGASTNVDGDFTIINIPPGTYNVVASGVGFQKKRITNVKVSVDFTTRLDIKLGTDVIALETVEVQAEAPMIRRDLTSSHTNIDAAAIQALPVESVTQILSLQAGITQGAGGELHIRGGRSNEIAYTVNGVSISNPFDNTRTVQIATNAIQELSVVSGTFNAEYGNALSGVVNTVTKEGGNSFGGSMSFYTGDYVSSHDEVFTNIDNVKPFSHTVTELTLNGPILTDQVSFFLSGRFDDEKGWLYGVRQHLPTDYASVNPMNPNDITLFRSGDSALVPMNPSREVSGTAKLTFTPFSTAKIRYDVLYSNSSWRGYSHSYKYNPDANYNNNEWGLLNALELRHSVNASTYYTLRGSYNLNDYKQYLYPLLDASGSPVVYSPGGALDISTLHADPRYQPDYKSVAVAPYTFLSGGTRNGHYYQRSATTSVKFDVTSQMTQNHEVKFGAEYKTHTLKYESFSVLRDTVRYFTPTIPSTNTSYHDAYTRKPKEISAYLQDKMEFDNLILNVGLRYDFFSADADYSTDMFNPSPNSPTLPASVDRSTLLARSKGKHQWSPRVGVSFPITDQGIIHFSYGHFFQMPPFSYLYANPDFKYSFSTGTPSFGNADLNPQRTVTYELGLQQQLMPNLSFNVTGFYKDVRDLLAQQQIRISGDETYYKYVNKDYSNVKGLTFSLTKRRGAGDLIGATLDYTFQVSEGNETDANAFFVDLSSGRQSEKVPVYLDWDQTHTLNATVSVGEPNDWNVTLVGRLGTGLPYTPQILTQTVYLVTNSARKPSQVRVDLLADKTFTVAGLRLTAFLKVYNLFDGLIERYVYDDTGRATYTLVAGQGTAEATDAIAARVPGVHPASEWFVRPDYYAPPREIRVGVDVEF; encoded by the coding sequence ATGTCAGTTCGTCGTATGTTCATTGTGCTGGTCGGATGCCTGATCGCCGGTGTCGCCTTTGGCGGGAACACGGGGAAGATCGCCGGGCGCATTCAGAGTTCGGAGAACGGGGAAACCCTCGTCGGCGTCAGCGTGCTCATCGAAGGCACCTCCATCGGCGCCAGTACGAATGTGGATGGCGATTTCACCATCATCAACATCCCGCCGGGGACGTACAACGTCGTCGCCTCCGGGGTCGGCTTCCAGAAGAAGCGCATCACGAATGTGAAGGTCTCGGTGGACTTCACCACCCGGCTGGACATCAAGCTGGGGACCGACGTGATCGCCCTCGAGACCGTGGAAGTGCAGGCCGAGGCGCCGATGATCCGCCGCGACCTGACATCCTCGCACACGAACATCGACGCGGCAGCGATTCAGGCCTTGCCCGTGGAGAGCGTGACGCAGATCCTCTCCTTGCAGGCCGGCATCACCCAGGGCGCGGGGGGCGAATTGCATATCCGCGGCGGACGCTCCAACGAGATCGCCTACACGGTGAACGGCGTGTCGATCTCCAACCCGTTCGACAACACCCGCACCGTGCAGATCGCCACGAATGCCATCCAGGAACTGTCGGTGGTGAGCGGGACGTTTAACGCCGAGTACGGCAATGCCCTGAGCGGTGTCGTCAATACGGTGACGAAGGAAGGTGGGAACAGCTTCGGCGGCAGCATGTCGTTCTACACGGGCGATTATGTGAGTTCGCACGATGAGGTCTTCACGAACATCGACAACGTGAAGCCGTTCAGCCATACGGTCACGGAACTCACGCTCAACGGGCCGATCCTCACCGACCAGGTGAGCTTCTTCCTCTCGGGCCGGTTCGACGACGAGAAGGGGTGGCTCTACGGCGTGCGCCAGCATCTTCCTACGGACTACGCCAGCGTGAACCCGATGAACCCCAATGACATCACGCTGTTCCGGTCCGGCGACAGCGCCCTCGTGCCCATGAATCCGAGCCGGGAAGTGAGCGGGACCGCGAAACTGACCTTCACGCCGTTCTCCACGGCGAAGATCCGCTACGACGTCCTGTATTCGAACTCGTCCTGGAGAGGGTATTCCCACAGCTACAAGTACAATCCGGATGCGAACTACAATAATAATGAGTGGGGCTTGCTGAACGCCCTCGAACTCCGGCATTCGGTGAATGCCTCCACGTATTACACCCTCCGCGGGTCGTACAATCTGAACGACTACAAGCAGTACCTCTACCCGCTCCTGGATGCTTCCGGAAGTCCGGTGGTCTACTCTCCGGGGGGAGCACTGGACATCAGCACGCTCCATGCGGACCCGCGGTACCAGCCGGATTACAAGAGTGTTGCCGTGGCACCCTATACGTTCCTTTCCGGCGGCACGCGCAACGGCCACTATTATCAGCGTTCCGCAACGACGAGCGTGAAGTTCGATGTGACGAGCCAGATGACGCAGAACCACGAAGTGAAATTCGGGGCGGAGTACAAGACGCATACGCTGAAGTATGAGAGTTTCTCCGTTCTCCGGGATACGGTCCGGTATTTCACCCCGACCATCCCATCGACGAATACCTCATATCACGATGCGTACACCCGCAAGCCGAAGGAGATCTCGGCGTACCTCCAGGACAAGATGGAGTTCGACAACCTCATCCTGAATGTCGGCCTCCGGTACGACTTCTTCAGTGCCGACGCGGACTACTCCACCGATATGTTCAACCCGAGTCCGAACAGTCCGACGCTGCCGGCCTCGGTCGACCGCTCGACCCTGCTCGCCAGGTCGAAAGGGAAGCACCAATGGAGCCCGCGTGTGGGTGTGTCGTTCCCGATCACGGATCAGGGGATCATCCATTTCTCGTACGGGCATTTCTTCCAGATGCCGCCGTTCTCGTACCTCTACGCGAACCCGGATTTCAAGTACAGCTTCTCCACCGGCACGCCGAGCTTCGGCAATGCCGACCTGAACCCGCAGCGGACGGTCACGTATGAACTCGGCCTCCAGCAGCAGCTCATGCCGAATCTCTCCTTCAATGTGACCGGGTTCTACAAGGACGTCCGCGACCTGCTCGCGCAACAGCAGATCCGCATCAGCGGCGACGAGACGTATTACAAGTATGTGAACAAGGATTACAGCAACGTGAAGGGGCTCACCTTCTCGCTCACCAAACGGCGGGGGGCAGGCGATCTGATCGGCGCGACCCTGGATTATACCTTCCAGGTTTCCGAGGGGAACGAGACCGATGCCAATGCATTCTTCGTCGATCTCTCGTCCGGACGGCAGAGCGAAAAGGTGCCGGTCTACCTGGATTGGGACCAGACACACACCTTGAATGCCACCGTCTCCGTCGGTGAACCGAACGACTGGAACGTCACGCTCGTCGGGCGCCTCGGCACCGGGCTTCCGTACACCCCGCAGATCCTGACGCAGACCGTCTATCTGGTCACCAACAGCGCGCGGAAGCCCTCGCAGGTCCGCGTGGACCTTCTGGCCGACAAGACCTTCACCGTGGCAGGGCTCCGCTTGACCGCGTTCCTGAAAGTGTACAATCTCTTCGACGGTCTGATCGAACGATATGTGTATGACGATACCGGACGGGCGACGTACACGCTCGTGGCCGGACAGGGAACCGCCGAGGCGACGGATGCCATCGCCGCGCGTGTGCCGGGTGTTCATCCGGCATCGGAATGGTTCGTGAGGCCCGACTATTATGCACCCCCGAGAGAAATTCGGGTGGGGGTGGATGTCGAATTCTAG
- a CDS encoding PorV/PorQ family protein codes for MRLSKTIRLASFVVMIVAGVATAPAQNLTKTGTTAAPFLKIGVGSRAIGMGGAFAATADDITAIYWNPGGLAKMYSSEATFNHVRWLADVNLDFAAFATHIPGLGTIGAFVSVESMDEMEVRTTAQPEGTGELFSAGAMAIGITFARDLTDQFSIGFNAKYVNEHLWNMSASGVAIDIGTIYRIPILNEFRLAASISNFGTKMKLEGRDNLKIAQVGGGEGNLINTDVQLDAFDLPLIFRVGVAADVVKDGEHRVTAAVDAVHPNDNTEYLNTGMEYAWNEIVFIRGGWKSLFERETEQHFTAGLGLHYRIVGEFKFMVDYAYQDWGRLKNVHYLTFGLRF; via the coding sequence ATGAGACTTTCGAAGACCATACGGTTGGCATCGTTTGTGGTGATGATCGTCGCCGGCGTGGCGACGGCACCGGCACAGAACCTGACCAAGACCGGGACCACGGCGGCGCCGTTCCTCAAGATCGGCGTCGGCTCGCGTGCCATCGGGATGGGCGGTGCGTTCGCGGCCACGGCCGATGACATCACCGCGATCTACTGGAACCCCGGCGGACTCGCGAAGATGTACTCCAGCGAGGCGACGTTCAACCACGTCCGGTGGCTTGCCGATGTGAATCTTGATTTTGCGGCATTCGCGACGCACATCCCCGGGCTGGGAACGATCGGTGCGTTCGTGAGCGTGGAGTCCATGGATGAGATGGAAGTGCGGACCACCGCACAACCGGAAGGGACCGGTGAGTTGTTCTCGGCGGGCGCGATGGCGATCGGTATCACCTTTGCGCGGGACCTCACCGACCAGTTCTCGATCGGGTTCAACGCCAAGTATGTCAACGAACATCTCTGGAACATGTCGGCGAGCGGCGTCGCCATCGACATCGGGACCATCTACCGTATCCCGATCCTGAACGAATTCCGGCTGGCCGCGAGCATCTCCAACTTCGGGACGAAGATGAAGCTGGAGGGGCGCGACAATCTGAAGATCGCCCAGGTGGGCGGGGGCGAGGGGAATCTGATCAATACCGACGTCCAGCTCGATGCTTTCGACCTTCCGCTCATCTTCCGCGTGGGTGTTGCGGCCGATGTGGTGAAGGACGGAGAGCACCGGGTGACGGCGGCTGTGGATGCCGTGCACCCCAACGACAACACGGAATACCTGAACACCGGCATGGAATATGCCTGGAACGAGATCGTGTTCATCCGGGGCGGATGGAAGTCGCTGTTCGAACGAGAGACGGAGCAGCACTTCACCGCCGGACTCGGGCTGCACTACCGCATCGTGGGGGAGTTCAAGTTCATGGTGGACTATGCGTACCAGGACTGGGGCCGCCTGAAGAACGTGCATTACCTGACATTCGGACTGCGATTCTGA
- a CDS encoding M15 family metallopeptidase: MRPLLCALCLLFLLPASLHSQSSDAELVNVKELIPDIVLDLKYSTVVNFTAQKLYTTNECLLARGMVNRLAMVQDSLRKRGLGLKIFDGYRPRAVQYLMFEIYPDPTFVADPATGSKHNRGAAVDLTLVNLATGQELVMPTGFDDFSDAAAHGWTIGMSAEQIANRELLLTMMVNVGGLTSLASEWWHYEHGPSLTNPLFDFQMK, encoded by the coding sequence ATGAGACCGTTGCTGTGCGCATTGTGCCTGCTATTCCTCCTTCCCGCGTCGCTCCACTCCCAATCCTCTGATGCCGAGCTCGTCAATGTGAAAGAGCTCATCCCGGACATCGTGCTCGATCTGAAATATAGCACGGTGGTCAACTTCACCGCGCAGAAGCTGTACACCACCAATGAATGCCTGCTGGCCCGTGGCATGGTGAACCGCCTTGCCATGGTGCAAGACAGCCTGCGGAAAAGGGGATTGGGGCTGAAGATCTTTGATGGGTACCGTCCGCGCGCGGTCCAATACCTGATGTTCGAGATCTATCCCGACCCGACCTTCGTTGCCGATCCGGCCACGGGGTCGAAACATAACCGCGGGGCGGCGGTGGATCTGACGCTGGTCAACCTTGCCACGGGTCAGGAGTTGGTCATGCCGACGGGGTTCGACGATTTCTCCGACGCGGCTGCCCACGGGTGGACCATTGGCATGTCGGCCGAACAGATCGCGAACCGGGAACTCCTCCTCACCATGATGGTGAATGTGGGCGGCTTGACGAGTCTCGCATCGGAATGGTGGCACTACGAACACGGGCCATCGCTGACGAATCCACTCTTTGATTTCCAGATGAAATGA